Within the Nitrospira sp. genome, the region CTTCGGATCGGCGAGCTACCGGCCGGGGAGCAGCGGCGCGTTATGGTTAGCGGAACGGTTCCCAAGTTGGATTCAGTCGAACAGGCCGAGATCACCTTGACAGTCAGGGCATCTGGCGGACATGTGGCGTTGCCGACGCCCAAGAAATTCCTGATGGCGGTACAGATCCTTGGTGAGGACGTCGAAGTTCTCTCCGTGGGAGTCGATCAGGTTCCGGCTCGCGTTCAGGGCTTCGAGCAAGCCGATGCCATCGGGATCTCCATTGGAATTGGGACCTTTCGAGATCCCCTTCTGGCTTCCGGCCGCTACGCTGCCAGAGATGCTACGGTGATGGCCGCCTACCTCAAACAGGCGGTAGGCATACCGGGCACCCAGATACGAGTGCTCACGGATGGGCAGGCACTTCGAGACGACCTCATCGGACTGTTCGAGACGTGGATGCCCGAGCACGTAAAGCCGCGGGGGACTGTCTACGTCTATGTCTCCGGTCGAGCGGTAGTGGAACCCGAGACCGGGGCAGTCTCGCTAATTCCGTATGACGGCAAACCTGGCAGCCAGCAGCGGGCCTACGGGTTGGCGCGGCTGCACGCAGCGTTGGCGCGGCTTCCGATTGGGCGGGCGATCGTGATGTTGGACTTGTCCTTGGAACCGACTGGCGGCATGCTTGGCGCATTGCCGACTCCGCGCTGGGATCCCGAGGAGGCGATTGTTCCCAAGGGAAAGATTGTCCAGGTCATCGGCAATACGGCGATACAGGATGCGCACGAGTATTCGGCCGGGCAGCATGGCTTGTTCACCTACTTCCTGTTGAAGGGCCTGGGCGGAGCGGCGGATACAAAAAAGTCCGGGAGGGTCTTGCTACGCGAACTCTGCGGTTATGTGCAAACAAAGGTGCAACAAGCTGCGCAGGTGGAATTTGGTAACGGCCAAACGCCGGTGTGTCGGCCGACTCCAGCGGGAATCTTGGAACTGGAGCGAGCGCCGATTGCACGGGTGCGTTAGGGGCGATTCGTTGACAGTGTGACGAGTGAGTCGGTATCATCGCCAAATCACGTGAAGTCAACATGCCACTCGGCATGCAAGCGCCGGCGTAGCTCAGTTGGTAGAGCAGCGGTTTCGTAAACCGCAGGTCGCTGGTTCGATCCCAGTCGCCGGCTCCACACCGCACTTCGTGAGTACCGGCGTCTCATCCGGTGCAGCCGTTCTTCCCGCGCGGTTGGTGAAACCTTCCAGCGACTCCTTACAACTCCTCCCATCTCAGTGATGTTGGCGGCGGGCTATGGGGCGTAGCTCTTTTTCTTGTCCCCGGTTGCACGATACCAATGGCAATTCGTACTTTTTCGATGCCGACCTTCACCAGGCGTAGAATCTTGTCATAGTTACAGCCCTGAAACACCGAATCTTCGTTCCCCTGAGAGGTTAGGTTCCCGTCGGGGGAAGGAACGACGCATGCGATGACTGTCTCCGTGTTGACTCGGGTGCAGGACAGCAGGCGCCCCGGGTGTCGAATGCCAATTTCATGGCTAATAGGTTTGCCACCAAGCTCAATGAAAAAAGGACAGGGTGTTGCCACCCTGTCCTTTGCCAGCTTTCTATCCAGCGTGCCGAAATTTACTTACCGCCTTCGTTCTTTTCCTCACCGAGCTTGCCGCTCTCGGACTTTTCTTCGTCCATCAGCTTGCCGCCCTCATTCTTCTCCTCGCCGAAAAGCTTTCCACCTTCATTCTTCTCTTCGCTGAAGAGCTTACCGCCTTCTTGCTTCTCCTCGCTCGTCAGCTTGCCGCCCTCATTCTTCTCCTCGCCATAGTAGGCAAAGGACCCGGTCGTGAAGCTGAACAGCGCGGCGAAGGCGATCAAACCAGCAATCTTCTTCATGAGAACCTCCTACGGAAATTGGTGAAGTTGGTTATGGTGTAGAACCTTATTGCGATGTACGGGAATGCACGAAACCCGTCTCATGCGCGGGTCGGATACTGACAGAGAGGCGAGACAGGGACCAATAGACAAAATTGTCCGCAGGAAGGCCGAAAAATCCAGTTGCTTTGTCGGTGAGAAAACCATGAAAATACTCGGAGATTTTTGAGTACCGCTCGGTTGCCGACTGCCCTAATGGCTGGGGAAGGAGCCGGTATGGATGGGTCTGAGGAGTTCCAGTCGAAGCTCAGCGATCTGATTGGAACCACTGATGAATTCGAGCGGGTGACACGCGAGTCGCTTCCAGAATTGTTGGAGCGGGCGACGCTCCATACCAAGCGATTTCTCAAAGAAACAGCCCAGTGGCAAAACGACGTGACGCACGAGAAACTGGCCTTGCGATGGGGCTATGAACTGGTTGAGCGATTCTTAATCTGCGGGCGGACGGAAGTACCCTGTCGGCCGCTCTTTCTCTTGGAGAGCCTCATCGCCAAGTATTATAGCCAGCCCCAGCCGTTGTGCTATCACCAAGACTTGCTTTCACCTCTTGGCCGATTCCTCGACGGGCTCGCGTCGCGGGCAGTCGTGAGCCGCGACGCCTTGATGGCGCTCTTCTATCACCTCTACGGCCTTCGGCAGGGGCAGGTTGTGCGCCTGTTGGGATTCAGGGCGGCGGAGAGCCAGCGTATATACAAAAATTTCGAGCGCTGGCGGCAAACCGGTTGGCAGCGGACGATGGAGGAAATCGGAGTCTGTCCTGAGGAGTTGAGCGAATTAGAACGGCTGAAACGGACGCAGCCTGAAAATTTGAATCTCGACGTGCAGCGGCTCGTGCGAATTCTTCAGGCGCATTATCGAAAAAGTGAGCCCGAGCACTACCCGTGTTTGACGCAGGAACAGTGGAGAGATTTATTCAGACAGGACTACGGCTACGATTATCGGATTTGGCATTTGGCGTTCTGCCAGGAATGCTTTCATGAGGTTGTCCAGGCGCGGTCAAGTGCGTTGGACGATTCCAGCCGAGTCTCGCCGAGCAGACTTTCGATAGACCTCCAGATTCGACCGCTCCAGAAAAGCCACCCGCTCGTGGCTGTGTTGCTGGGGGCTAAGGGAGGAAGGCACGATGGACGCGCATCAGATCGAACCCCTCAACCTGTATCGTCAACGACTGCTTGAGTCGCTACGAAACCTGCCCGGCCGGCAGGGCGAGCGCTCAGCTGCGCGGCTTCAAGTATTCGTGAATCAGGAATGCGTGGGGTCGCTTCAGACCGACGCTTCGGATCCGAGCTTTTCGTTCGCAAGCCGTGAGCGCAGCATCCATTGTGTCGAGTTGCGCAGCGAAGCGGGCATCCTGGTCGGTGGTCTCTTGGCTCCGGAAATCGGTGTTCGAACTGCCCGTCTTGCCTGGTCTGGCCGTCTGATCGACCTGACGATCCAAAACCGGACTGAAGGCGGTTCCCTGCGCATGATGTACAAGGCCGTGCCTTCCCTGTGGGCGAGATTCAGCCGGTCAGTCGAGCGCGTCGCACCAGATTGGATCGGCACAGGAGTGCAGCCGTCTGCTGTGCAGGGGCTGTTATTGGCCCAGGTTGTACTCTTAGTCGCCGTCGGGTACTTGATCGTTGATCGCGTGATAGAACGTGGGGAGCGGGAAGCAGGTACTTCTGTTGCGACCGCGATGGGAAGGGAGATCGTATCCACAGCGCAGACGCAAGATGCGATTAGCCGATTGGAGGAAAAGGTCAATGCGGTTTTGGCGGCCCAGTCCCTGTCGTCGCAGGCGATCGCCGGCCAGCACAAGACGATCGTGGGGATGCAGCGGACCGTTGATCAGCTCAATCAACAACAGAAGCAGATGGAGACACAAGTCGTCTCGGTGCAGCAGATGGAGGAGCATCAGGAGAGGATCGCTCGGCAATCGAATCTGGAGGTCGAACGGATCACGAAGGTGCTGATGGGACAGGTGCAAAGCGAGCGAGTTCAGCTGCGCGACGAATTGCATAGTTTGAGCATGGCCAACGAGCATCTGGCCAAACACGTCAGTTCGATGGAGAAAAAGAACCAAGAGTTGGTGGCTCGCCTGCGCTCGGCAGGCATCGAGGTGTCTGCCAGAGCAAAGGACGGTTCCGAGCCTTCGATGATGTTGGCACGTGAAAAAAGCACCAGCGAGTCAGTGACGACCGCCTCCCAAAGCGCAGAGACGCGTAACGATGCGGCTCCACTGCATTTTTTCGTGTCGTTTCAAGAGGGCACGACCGAAGAGAGCATTGATCGTTGGTTCCAGGACCTACATGCGCGCAAGGGCGATGCGGATTCTGGATGGTACAGTGTCGAAGTGCCGCGTCCTGCGCAGCAGCCCGCCGAACGATTCATGGAAGGGCTCAAGAGCGTCAAAATCGTTAAGGCGGTCGCCACAACCCGAGCGCGGCATTCGGGTCGATAACCCTGCATCATTTCGTGACTTTTACGCCTCGTCTTTCTTGAAGACGCGGGACGTGCATTTCTGCTACATCTTTGTCTGACTACGACCACCGGAGATTCCCGCAGGCTCGGTCTACGGCGACTCGGAATCTCCACATCAACGACCAGGAGTGATTGAGTGTCGGATTTCTTTCAAAATGGCGTCGTGTCCGTGCTGCATCGCCTTGGTTCGCCGAATCTCCCACAGATTGAGGCGGACTTGCGCCAATACGCAGGCACCAACCCGATTGCGTTGGTCTTGCCCTCCTTGTATTCCGAACTGTCGCGACCTGCGCTCAAGCATATCGTGACCACGCTTCGGGAGGTGCCCTACCTCAATGAAATCGTCATTTCGCTCGATCAGGCCTCCGCGTTGGAATTCCGGTACGCCAAGGAATTCTTTTCCGTGCTCCCGCAGCGCGTGCGCATTGTCTGGAACGATGGGCCTCGAATTCAGGAAATTCTTAAAACGCTCGAGTCCCTGGCTATCGATATCGGCTTACCGGGGAAAGGGCGTGGGTGCTGGCTGGCCTTCGGGTATGTGCTGGCCCGTGGGCAGAGCAACGTCCTGGCTCTCCATGACTGTGACATTCTGAGTTATACACGAGACTATCTGGCGCGTCTCTGCTATCCCATTGCCAATCCCAACCTCGGCTATGAGTTCTGCAAGGGGTACTACAGTCGCGTCACGGATCGGATGCATGGACGCGTCACCCGACTCTTCTTTACGCCGCTGATCCGGAGCCTGCAGCGTTTGGTGGGGCCGCACTCGATGCTCACCTTCCTGGACAGCTTTCGTTATCCCCTGGCGGGGGAGTTCGCCATGGTTCGCGATTTGGCATGGATCAATCGCGTGCCGGGAGATTGGGGCCTGGAGGTCGGCGTGCTTGCAGAGGTCTATCGCAATTGTGCGCTTCGCCGGATCTGTCAAGTCGATATCGCCGATGCATACGAGCACAAGCATCAACAGCTCTCAGCGGGCGACCCTAATGCCGGGTTGCTCAAAATGTGCGTTGATATCACGAAGGCGCTCTTCCGCAACCTCGCCAGCGAGGGTATGATCTTATCCGAAGGCGTCCTGCGCACCCTGCAAGCCACGTATCTTCAGGCGGCCCAGGATGCAATCGCGCGGTACGAACATGACGCGGCCATCAACAGTTTGCGCTTCGATCGGCATGAGGAGCGGAAAGGCGTCGAGGTTTTCCTCAATGGTATGAAGCTGGCAACCGAATCCTTCCTGAACGATCCGCTCGGCGTGCCGATGATTTCGAATTGGAGCCGTGTGACGGCCGCTGTTCCCGACATTTTCTCCCGCCTGGTTGATGTGGTCGAAAGCGACCACCAGTGGGATCCTACCGCGGGGCAGCGACGCGCGTGACCATGGGACGCCCCGAAAGCTTGCTGGGTCCCGAGACCGAGCAGGCCGTTGCGGCCATCGGCGAAACCGATCTGCTGGTGGGGATCCCGAGTTATAACAACGCCGATACGATCGAGCATGTCGTGCACGCGGTGAGCGCTGGCCTAGCCAAATATTTCCCGGGGCGACGGGCGGTCTTGGTCAACTCAGACGGCGGATCGGCTGATGGTACGTCTGATCTCGTATCGAGGGCCGTCGTCGATCTCGAAACCATGTTCATTGGAGATCGACAGGACGCTCTGCACAAAATCATCACGCCGTATCACGGACTACCCGGGAAGGGGAGCGCGCTTCGGACGATCTTCGAAATAGCCCGGAGGCTCAATGCGAAGGCATGTGCGGTGGTCGATTCGGACTTGCGCAGTATCACGCCGGAATGGATCGGCCTGTTGTTGCAGCCGATCGTCGAAGAAGGCTACGAGTACGTCGCGCCCTATTACCTGAGGCATAAATACGACGGGACCATCACCAATAGCATCGTGTATCCGTTGACCAGGACCCTCTACGGATATCGCATTCGCCAGCCGATCGGCGGGGAGTTTGGTTTTGCGGGACGCCTGGCGGCGCATTACGCCGACCAACAAGTATGGGAGTCGGAGGTGGCGAGGTTCGGTGTGGATATCTGGATGACGACCGAAGCGATCGCGTCAGGGGCGAAGGTGTGCCAGAGTTTCCTGGGCGCGAAGATCCACAATCCCAAGGATCCGTCCGCCGATCTATCCGCGATGCTTGTCGAGGTCGTGGGAGCATTGTTCGCCTTGATGGAAGCCCATGAGGGGGTGTGGTGGGAGGCCGTCGGGTCCGATCCAGTGAAACTATTCGGGTTTCAGTATGAGGTCGGTGTCGAACCGGTGAATGTGAACGTGGAGCGCATGATCGCGAGCTTCGACCAGGGAATTCGAGATCTGGAACCAATCTGGCAGCAGATCCTGGCACCGGAGACGTTTGCCGAATTGTTCAAGGTCAGGCGGGAGCCAGCGCATGAGTTTCGGCTCCCGGACGATCTGTGGGCTCGGATTGTGTACGACGCCGCGTCCGCGTACCATTATCATACGCTCCCTCGCGAGCATCTGCTTCGGGCCATGACGCCGCTCTACCTCGGACGGACCGCGACGTTCGTGTTGGAGACGCAGGGGCTCACCTCACGAGAGGCCGAGCATCGCGTCGAAACGCTGTGCCAGACGTTCGAGCAGTTAAAGCCATATTTAATGGCCAAATGGCGCAAGCAGCCGGTTGAGCAACTGGAGGCATCTCCGCGGCATGCAGAAGCGGCATCGGCGCCTGAAAGGAGCCAGTCATGAGCGACACCTGGATCACGATGTTGCTGGAACCATTGAACATAGTGGCCGGTCGGGTGCTGGGCGTGCTCCCGAATGTGCTCGTCATGTCGTTCCTTCTGTTAGCCGGTATGGTGCTGGCGTGGGGCGTCGGGACCACGCTTGAACGAGCCC harbors:
- a CDS encoding glycosyl transferase, which translates into the protein MSDFFQNGVVSVLHRLGSPNLPQIEADLRQYAGTNPIALVLPSLYSELSRPALKHIVTTLREVPYLNEIVISLDQASALEFRYAKEFFSVLPQRVRIVWNDGPRIQEILKTLESLAIDIGLPGKGRGCWLAFGYVLARGQSNVLALHDCDILSYTRDYLARLCYPIANPNLGYEFCKGYYSRVTDRMHGRVTRLFFTPLIRSLQRLVGPHSMLTFLDSFRYPLAGEFAMVRDLAWINRVPGDWGLEVGVLAEVYRNCALRRICQVDIADAYEHKHQQLSAGDPNAGLLKMCVDITKALFRNLASEGMILSEGVLRTLQATYLQAAQDAIARYEHDAAINSLRFDRHEERKGVEVFLNGMKLATESFLNDPLGVPMISNWSRVTAAVPDIFSRLVDVVESDHQWDPTAGQRRA
- a CDS encoding glycosyl transferase produces the protein MGSYRGAATRVTMGRPESLLGPETEQAVAAIGETDLLVGIPSYNNADTIEHVVHAVSAGLAKYFPGRRAVLVNSDGGSADGTSDLVSRAVVDLETMFIGDRQDALHKIITPYHGLPGKGSALRTIFEIARRLNAKACAVVDSDLRSITPEWIGLLLQPIVEEGYEYVAPYYLRHKYDGTITNSIVYPLTRTLYGYRIRQPIGGEFGFAGRLAAHYADQQVWESEVARFGVDIWMTTEAIASGAKVCQSFLGAKIHNPKDPSADLSAMLVEVVGALFALMEAHEGVWWEAVGSDPVKLFGFQYEVGVEPVNVNVERMIASFDQGIRDLEPIWQQILAPETFAELFKVRREPAHEFRLPDDLWARIVYDAASAYHYHTLPREHLLRAMTPLYLGRTATFVLETQGLTSREAEHRVETLCQTFEQLKPYLMAKWRKQPVEQLEASPRHAEAASAPERSQS